AGCATAAACCACCCCGGACATTCCGCCAAAGTTGGTGGCGCCGCTCCAAAAATATTGCGTCAGGTTAGAGGCCACGCCGGTAATCACTACAAATAGTAAAAATGCCCACTTTCCTTGCAGAATTTCCAGGCGACGCCCCAAGTCCCACATCCATAAGCTGTTAAACAAAAAATGGAAAATACCAAAATGTAAAAAGATGGGCGTTAACAATCGCCATATTTCACCGCGACTTAGCGATTCAGCCACCGGAATGTCATAGTTATAGGCAAAGTCTTGAAATGTCATGAGGTGTAAATAGGCGCGGCCAATTTCTGTATTGACCAACAAGGCACCCAGCGCACTCAATGCAATCAACGCGAGCACAACGGGTGTATAGAGTGCCTGAACAAGCAGTGATGGCTCTTGCGCATTGAATGTGGCGGCAGGCGCGACGGCGGTGTCAGCAGGCAATTGCGCGCGTCCATCCTCCAATTGCTGCAAAAAATCCTGCAACGCCGGAATCACAGCGGCATCAATAACAGCCAGGCACTGCTGGCCATTTTCCTCGGTAATGCGATGTTCAAGACCACGCTCACGCAAATAACGGCTGAGTGCACTTAAATCCTGATCCAATGAAAAATATTTTACGGCGATCCAGTTCAAAAGAGAGTCCCACTACTAAAAAGAAGTTTCACGATGAAAAAAGAAAGCTCCACTATGGAAAAAGAAAATTCCACTATGAAAAGTTACGCAAAACGATGCGCATCGCGAATCAGGGGTCAACATAGACCCACACAAATTTATCCTGCTGCAATTGTGCCTCACCATCCATGCGATATGCCACCAAGCGACCAAATTTAACCGCACTGTAATCCAGACAGGCCAAATTGGGAGCAATGGGACGGGGGCTTCCGGTAAGCCAGTAATGCCCCACAAAGAGCGGCGGTTGCTGTTGGTCGTAACAAACCATTTGCGAGCGATGCTCCGCCGCAATGTCCGCCGTAGCAATATGTTCAGGCAAGGGGTCTGGCTGAAATAATAATTGGCCGTAGGTTTTTGCATCCGGCACCCAAAACTTGGTGCGAAACGCATGGCGAACATAACCGTCGGAGGACACCATTTCCTCGCCATCTGGCAAGGGTAAATCGATACCGCCAGTCAGCCGCATACGGGTGCGCGCCTCAAGGCTACCCTTGCAGGATGATCGCTCAACAAATGCCCAATCAATACGCCCATCACCATAGCGAGCGCGATGCTGGTCGATTAACGACTGATCCCAGCAGGCATGCACCGCGCGAAATACCTGATGTGTCACAGGATGCGCAATTTCCAAAAATAGCGGCAAACTAGCAAACCAGTCCATAAACGCACGCCATTCATGGGGGTAGCGGGAAAATTGTTGCAGAGTTTCGGCAATCTGGCGCGCTGCCGCCGGGGTGTGTGCCCGCAGGTATTCGCTGGCACCGGGGGCAATGGGTGTACAGTAGCTCATTGCATTAAATTCATGGTTGCCAAGAATCATC
The nucleotide sequence above comes from Cellvibrio sp. PSBB023. Encoded proteins:
- a CDS encoding metallophosphoesterase, which translates into the protein MGAGSSSPIPITARLGEAYGYDLIGDIHGCAQTLARLLEMMGYKKIRGVYRHASRQAIFLGDVVDRGPRIREALHLVRTMVEQGSAQMILGNHEFNAMSYCTPIAPGASEYLRAHTPAAARQIAETLQQFSRYPHEWRAFMDWFASLPLFLEIAHPVTHQVFRAVHACWDQSLIDQHRARYGDGRIDWAFVERSSCKGSLEARTRMRLTGGIDLPLPDGEEMVSSDGYVRHAFRTKFWVPDAKTYGQLLFQPDPLPEHIATADIAAEHRSQMVCYDQQQPPLFVGHYWLTGSPRPIAPNLACLDYSAVKFGRLVAYRMDGEAQLQQDKFVWVYVDP
- a CDS encoding rhomboid family intramembrane serine protease, with protein sequence MNWIAVKYFSLDQDLSALSRYLRERGLEHRITEENGQQCLAVIDAAVIPALQDFLQQLEDGRAQLPADTAVAPAATFNAQEPSLLVQALYTPVVLALIALSALGALLVNTEIGRAYLHLMTFQDFAYNYDIPVAESLSRGEIWRLLTPIFLHFGIFHFLFNSLWMWDLGRRLEILQGKWAFLLFVVITGVASNLTQYFWSGATNFGGMSGVVYALVGFIAVRQRICPHPLVAVSSALIGFMLFWLVLCMTGVVDYFIAGSVANAAHVGGLVAGAIYALCTRHLFLR